A window of Gossypium raimondii isolate GPD5lz chromosome 7, ASM2569854v1, whole genome shotgun sequence genomic DNA:
GTTGTTGAAAGGGTAGAAGCTACTAGGGAGGGGGTAGAAGCTACTAGGGAGGGTGATGTTGAAGGTGTAGAAGCTGCTGAAGAGGGTGATGTTGAAGGGATAGAAGTTGTTAGGGAGGGTGATGTTGAAAAGGTAAAAGCTGATGGGGAGGGTGTGACTACTGCGCAGTTTGAGGCAGATGAGTATGGTGGTGAGGAAAGTGGTGGGCATATGAGTTTAGGATCAACAGTTGGAGAAGATAATGATAGTGGTTTTAGATTATCTGTTGGTCATGAAAATGCTGCTGATTTTGCAACATTAGTTGGAGAGGACAATGTTGTTGCTGTAACTCATGGAGAAGAGGAGTCAGAGGTAGTGTTGGATAGGAATGAGACTAAGGTATGAGACTCAGATGAACATGGCTGCTTGGTTGGTCAGATAAAGATGAAGAACATAAAGATGGTGAGAGAATGTGAAGCAAGTTTCCCCTATACAATGACCGTCGAATAGGCAAAAATTTAGTTTAGGAATATTGTTTAATGATAACAAACAATTTAGGACTACAATTCAAAACTACTCTAAAGATTGTAAAAGACAACTAAAGTTTCTTAAGAATGAACCGAAAAGGGTTGTTGTGAAGTCCATTGCTTTCCCTAACTGTCCATAGAGAATTTTGGCTAGCTACATCTTGTTGCTAAGTGTTTGCAGATTAAGACTTTTCAGGAGAAGCTAAATTGTTTAGTTAGTTTTAAGAACAAAATTGTGACTGTTGCTATGATTGCCCAACATTTCAAAGCAACTATCAAGGATCGCCTTAAAATGAAGCTGAGAGAAATTCAAAGAATATGTGCTTCAGAGATGCATGTAAATGTGAGCATTGAATATTGTTACAGAGCCAAGAAAATAGTTGGGAATTCCAAGAAAAAAATTGGCTTGTTATAGAACTATGCTCAAGAGTTAAGGTCAAGGATGCCAAGCAGCACAATAAAAGTGGTTGTTCAAAGGGTGATAGCAGACTCCCCTCCTCATTTTAAGAGGTTTTATATATCTTTTGATGACTAAAGAGAGGTCAGAAAGCGGGGTGTAGGCCACTCATTGGGCTAGGCAGTTGTTTCCGAAAAGGCCCATTTAAGAGTGAATTTCTCACAGTTGTTAGAAGGGATGCAAATAACCAGATGTTTCCTATTGCATGGGATGTGGTTGAAGTGGATTGCATTGATCTGTGGGTTTGGTTTCTCAATCTTCTATCGGTTGATTTGGGCTTGGAAAATGTTTATGGGTATTAGTGACCAATAAAAGGTTAGTTAATTAACTCATTTGGGCTTGGTATTgtcttattattatgttaattataattaaccAAATATTTCTAGCAATCTATCTGGTTCATTATGACACAAATAGGGTCTTGAAATTGCGATTTCTGACATACTGACAAGGATAGAGCATAGGAATTGTGAGAGGCATGTGTTTGCAAATTGGTCAAGGAAGAAGCTAGGGAAAtcttttgagattaatttttggaaaattaagaaATCCACGATTGAGAGGGAGTGGGGGAACTATGTGCAGCACTAGAGAAGAAAGATAAGGATGCTTATGATAACTTGATGAGAAAGTCTCCAAAGATGTGAACCAGGTCTTTTTTTGGGGCTACTTCTAAATCAAATCTAGTTGACAACAATCTATGTGAAGCCTTTAATTCGAGCATTTTTGAAGCTAGGTTTAAAAGTATTATCAGAATGCTTTAGGATATTGGAACCAAGATGATGACTAGGATAGTACAAAAAAAGAAGTTATCTAATGGATAGAAACAAAATTATGGTCCACTGGTGAAAGCTAAGTTTGATGCCAACAAAAAGGACTGTGTAGAGTGGCAATTGATATAGAATGGTGAAAATGGATATGAgatgagaaaaaaaagttatcaATATATAGTGGACCTAAGTCAAAGGACATGTAGTTGTAGAAGTTAGCAGATTAGTGGGATTCCATGTGCTACCATGTATCATCTAGGGCTTCAGCCAGATGACTATCTGCATGACTATTATCACATAGAAACCTACAAGAAAGCTTACTCATTTCTAATGCAGCTCATAAAGGGGCCATATGATTGGGCAAAAATTGGTATTGAGCCAGTGCTACCTCCTATTGAAAGGAAGATGCATGGGAGGCcaaaaaagaatagaagaatGGCCAAAGATGAACCAAAGAAATTGAAGTCTGGCCACTTGAGTAGGAAAGGTCTAATCATGATATGTACTCAATATGGCCAACATGGCCATAACAAGCAGTCTTGCACACAAGGAAACGAACATGCTAAACATGTACAATGTTGTTCTTCCGttatataaattgattaaattttattctatcTAATCACTTTTATTATGATCCATGTTTTGCAGCAAGCTGCACAACCACCCAAACAAAATGAGAAATCTCTCATTAAAAAGTCAACTACCTCCTAAGGGAAAGtaatccaaaaaagaaaaaattacatGGAATAGGGTTGTATATAGACTTGAATACTATGAATCAAACATTTTATGTGAGTTTTCTTCCTTTTACAATTGATCTCCCAACCAACAATATTGTATATTGTTCTGATCAACTTAAAacacttttacaatttggtaTAACCATAAGGAGCATGGTGATAGGTTCAAGTAAGGATAGTAGTAGACAATCTTCTTCGATGCCCAAGTCGccaaaaaataagagaaaggcTCCTCTCGACCATCTGGGAACACAAGAATCGGTTACAGGAAACATGAGTAATTCATCGAAGAAATAGTTGCCAATTGCTATAATCTCCCCTGCTTTGTCACATTTTGAGCCTACAACCTTCTTCTTTGTCACTTATAATAGTATATTATATCTATTAAATCAAACTTGTTTTTGGCTGGTATAGCATAAATGGTGTGTAGGCTAAATCATTACTTTTGGAATGCTTTTGTAAAGTACATTTTATCCTAATTGCAATGGGgaaattatatgattaaatgtgGGATGTTTTTCAGTCTTATATTTTTTCCATTGCATTATTTactatgttaaaataaattacatagaCAACAACCAAAATTGGTCATTAATTACAAGCAGAATGTATATCAAGGTTCCAAATTACATAAACAACATAACATAGAGGTATGTTGGAAAACTTTACATTCAATCAACATTTCCAACTAACAGCTGCATATGCCGCTTACCACTACTGCCAACAACCTATGGCGATGCATAGAATACATAACATGgagcaagaaaataatattttatacattgaCTTCTCCTTCTTGATAACTTTCATTTTTTGCTTCATGGTCATCATTTTGTTCCTTAATGCTAGTTCTCCTTCAACACCACAAACTAGTCTACCTCTTTCAACCTCATTGTCAACAGCACTACTGCCACCATTATGGCTACCATCAAATGCAACCAAATTCATAACCTTCTTTCTAAGTGCTAAATTCTCCTTTGAAAGATTTCGTTCACTGTCACACAATTGACGCAATAATTCAATCACACAGTCACACATTTGCCTATCGTACCACTTGAAAAAACCACAACCATCGTCCTACAAACAAACCCCAAATgagtgacaaaaaaattaaatcataaaccctCAACCTagggaaatttttgaaataatccAAATTAAGCTGAAGtagcaaataaaattagttactTACCCGAAAATCTGAGCATCCATAAAATCTCCTCCCTAGATTTAAATTGCTCTATGAAGTGTCTCTTGGAGCTAACTTCTTGCAGTAACATTTTACTACTTCCCCATTATACACATGCTCCATTCGTGATGAAGTACTAATATTTGAATACCTCGATTTTTTCCTTGAACCATGCGATACCTATTCTCTAAGTTGGCTATTCGAACTGTATGATTCAGATTTGAACAAATTTCCCAAATCCATGATTTTGAACgacaaggaagaagaagaataacAATTTCCTAAGGTTTATGGTAAATTGAGATAATGAGAGGAGAAGGATTTCAATCCGGGTTTCTTAAGAGATAGTGATTTCTTGAAGATTGGAGATCGCTGAAGGATTTTGATCGtaataattttagggatttCACGATTTGGGAATAAGGGTTAAGGATTTAAcgatatgttttaattttacctataattttttttacaaattatttatttcttttttaatttcatatttaattatttttttacatgtcATCATGGCTTGACTGACGATCAACTCATGTCTACTATTAAAATTGAGATGATTTCTAGAAAAATTGTAACTTGAGGGcattaatccaaaaaaaaaggTCAATGGCTCAAACACAAAAACTCCTAGACGTTGAGggtattttaaataattatacctTAATTTTATCTCgttaagaaacaaaaacatatttacTATGCAGAGTTGGGTTTCTCATAAAACAGTAAAAACAGTTCAGCTTTTTTCTACTCttctttttcctcctcctcctttaCTTCACTGTTTATATTATCCCTGCTAGGGTTTTGAACCAATCGTCTGAATAGATGGAGAGACACAGAGATCGCGGAGAACGTTTCAACGATCACCCGCCCTTAAATCCTACTCCTTGGTATACCAATGCCCAAAGACCTAATTTCCCTCCCGACTACCACCATCAACACCACTATCATCCTTACAACCACCACCATAACCCCCAGCAATTCGACTATTGCCCTACCCAGCAGCAATTCGATCATCTGCCGGCCCAGCAGCAATTCGATCACCGGCCTACCCAACAGCCATTCGAACACCGGCCTACCCAACAGCAATTTGATCACCGGCCTAACCAACAACCATTCGAACACCGGCCTAACCAACAGCCATTCGAGCACCGGCCTAACCAGCAGCAATTCGATCACCGGCCTACCCAGCAGCAATTTGAACACCAGTCTAGTCAGCAGCAATTTGAACACCAGCCTGGCAATCAGCATCACTTTGAACGCTTCCCGGAGCAGCACCAGCAACCGATCAGTGAACAAAACGACGCGTTCTGGTCCAACGGTGGCAACGGTCCCAATGCCGGTCGAAAAAGAGGGTTTCACGATTCTGGCCGAGGAGCCTCTCCTGGTAACAGCGTAACATTACCCAttcatattttaacttcttttttttcctttcattagGATTTAAGCTCACTTCGACTGTGCCTATTTGccccttttcttcttcttttttttttcttggaattctttatattattgtttttacaatttatgaaCCTTTTTTTGGAAGTTACAGAactcttatatttttttcattcctcttaaataaaatttagaccATAACGAAGGAAGCAGTCTAGCAAAACTATATATAGCAACGGTTCCAAAAACTGCAACTGAAGAATCCGTAAGCCATTATGATtttctttgcaatttttttAGTCATTGTAGTATCGGTTACTGGCTTCCTTGAATCCATTAGTAAAATGTGTTTGCGTAAGGggattatttttgttatagCTATTAGTTCCTAATATAACTCTTTGGTAGTTCACTGAGCCTTTGGTGtaactgtttttctttttttggttagATCCGCTTCATGTTTCAAGAACATGGAAATGTTGTTGAGGTGATTCAACCAAAGGATAAGAAAACTGGTGAACGACATGGTATACAATCTTTTATATGCTAGAGTGAgttgtgattttatttttaagcgAAATTAGTTTTGTTATCAACAAAGTGGCTGCTTTCAGCAAATGGAATGCCGACACTTGTTTGTCATAGACCTTTAAAGTTGCAATAGATAATAATTTGCTCTGTAATGTTATTCACGTGCATGTAAACTGTGCTGCTTTTAGGATATTGTTTTGTGAAATATGCAATGTTTGAGGAAGCTGAGAGAGCTATTGCAGCTTTAAACAATCGGTATATGTTTCCTGGGGTAAGTTCTTTATTTGCAGTCAGATAAGGAAATTCCATGGATATTGGTTAAAGTTTTGTGGTTAGGATCACCATTTAGTAAATTTGGTTTTCCCAGGAATCGACTACCATCAAAGTCAGATATGCTGATGCTGAACGAGACCGGCCTGGTAAGTGTTTACCTTTTAGAACTTATATGTATTCCTTGTAGACCTTGGTCACTATTCTATATATTGCATTTAACACCTTGAAAACATGTCaacttttatacatatttaGAAGTTAAATTCTGCTAGAGACAGGAGATTTATGTTCACGAGATAACCAAATGAACAGACTTTTAGGTTTTGAGGATAATAAGATTTCTTGCTGCAAGCAAACAGTTAAATGCACTAAAGTGAGGAAAGGAGAAGTAGGAAACTTTCGGGAATGCTTGctacttttcaaaactttttgGTGATGccagaattttaaaaaattgcaataCAGTTTTGATTTTTGTCTTGTCTATTTTGTTCTCagttatttgtttgtttctgtgGTAGGGCCACTTCCAGACAAATTATATGTGGGTTGCCTAAATAAACAAGCTTCTAAAAGGGAGATTGAAGAAGTATGTTCTGAATACACTTGAGAGTTGATGCTTAATTTGCTTTCATCTGTACCAAATAATTTCATTCCTCCTGCTTGAGTACTATTTCTTAAGTCTAATCTGACATCCAAGATTATAAGAGAGATTTAAGGCAGAGAAAGAGAGTAGGGGGGAGGGGTATGGACTGGATGTAGACACTAGAGATTGCCATTCTGCCCGAGGGTTTTAGCTATTACCTAATGTATGTCTTTATATTTCATTCCCTAGCACTGGTTTAATCCCTTCAGATGAGAAGATATGCTGTTTATGTTTGACCGTAAGAATTTTGTGTTATGCATGAAGCAGCCTGCAAACAGTAATAAGATGCATTTTTAGTTGCTTGCATGCATGATGGATTCTATTGGcacattttatatttgatgACAGAGTTACATTATTCTGCTTAGGTTACTTATATGATTGCATTAATGTGTATGTATGCATTTCAATTCTTTAAAGCCTGACTCATGGCATGCTGGATTGGGCATTTGATTGTAAAacctgatttttattttttccattcttatctCTATACTACACCTATTTTGTTCCCTCAGTCAATATTGGTTAATTAAATTTCCTAGTTGTGTTTTGAGTTGTATTCAGCAAATAATTCTTCTTTCAGATATTTTCTCACTATGGTCATGTTCTAGACGTCTTCATTATGCGTGACGAGCACAGAGAACACCGCGGTTTGTTCTTATCATTCTTAGTCATCTCTTTCTTTACTATCAATTTCAGACCTGCTTTCTTAGAATGGACATATTGGAGATGATAATTTGCTTTATCTGCCATTTTGATGTCATCAAATTAGCTGCAGTTTTACAATTGAATGTtga
This region includes:
- the LOC105794896 gene encoding flowering time control protein FCA isoform X3, with amino-acid sequence MERHRDRGERFNDHPPLNPTPWYTNAQRPNFPPDYHHQHHYHPYNHHHNPQQFDYCPTQQQFDHLPAQQQFDHRPTQQPFEHRPTQQQFDHRPNQQPFEHRPNQQPFEHRPNQQQFDHRPTQQQFEHQSSQQQFEHQPGNQHHFERFPEQHQQPISEQNDAFWSNGGNGPNAGRKRGFHDSGRGASPDHNEGSSLAKLYIATVPKTATEESIRFMFQEHGNVVEVIQPKDKKTGERHGYCFVKYAMFEEAERAIAALNNRYMFPGESTTIKVRYADAERDRPGPLPDKLYVGCLNKQASKREIEEIFSHYGHVLDVFIMRDEHREHRGCGFVQFSQRDMAQAAIRGLSGIFTMKGCDQPLIVRSANPKRPRNGEPRGNYAFNSMPSGPHLQELAMRSMPNLGDSMAGHIPPNASYPGQHISTNPQPQGVSHWANPQVAACHVTYQSYPPVQQAHSQPTSLPSQQTQTLQGSSQSSHPADSEQKQQPLIPPASQVPSQQNGNVPKLESPQTGSSQPIAATSVVPIVPQSLETVALQESDWSEHTCPEGNKYYYNCVTCESRWNKPEEFALFEKLLQKQQKVQNPSQHIQPDSTGPSVKQVSQSQEGMDHMEIKSETSPVVDLTCV
- the LOC105794896 gene encoding flowering time control protein FCA isoform X2, which produces MERHRDRGERFNDHPPLNPTPWYTNAQRPNFPPDYHHQHHYHPYNHHHNPQQFDYCPTQQQFDHLPAQQQFDHRPTQQPFEHRPTQQQFDHRPNQQPFEHRPNQQPFEHRPNQQQFDHRPTQQQFEHQSSQQQFEHQPGNQHHFERFPEQHQQPISEQNDAFWSNGGNGPNAGRKRGFHDSGRGASPDHNEGSSLAKLYIATVPKTATEESIRFMFQEHGNVVEVIQPKDKKTGERHGYCFVKYAMFEEAERAIAALNNRYMFPGESTTIKVRYADAERDRPDKLYVGCLNKQASKREIEEIFSHYGHVLDVFIMRDEHREHRGCGFVQFSQRDMAQAAIRGLSGIFTMKGCDQPLIVRSANPKRPRNGEPRGNYAFNSMPSGPHLQELAMRSMPNLGDSMAGHIPPNASYPGQHISTNPQPQGVSHWANPQVAACHVTYQSYPPVQQAHSQPTSLPSQQTQTLQGSSQSSHPADSEQKQQPLIPPASQVPSQQNGNVPKLESPQTGSSQPIAATSVVPIVPQSLETVALQESDWSEHTCPEGNKYYYNCVTCESRWNKPEEFALFEKLLQKQQKVQNPSQHIQPDSTGPSVKQVSQSQEVQLQTYPMHLKLEVEQPFSTLGMDHMEIKSETSPVVDLTCV
- the LOC105794896 gene encoding flowering time control protein FCA isoform X1, with product MERHRDRGERFNDHPPLNPTPWYTNAQRPNFPPDYHHQHHYHPYNHHHNPQQFDYCPTQQQFDHLPAQQQFDHRPTQQPFEHRPTQQQFDHRPNQQPFEHRPNQQPFEHRPNQQQFDHRPTQQQFEHQSSQQQFEHQPGNQHHFERFPEQHQQPISEQNDAFWSNGGNGPNAGRKRGFHDSGRGASPDHNEGSSLAKLYIATVPKTATEESIRFMFQEHGNVVEVIQPKDKKTGERHGYCFVKYAMFEEAERAIAALNNRYMFPGESTTIKVRYADAERDRPGPLPDKLYVGCLNKQASKREIEEIFSHYGHVLDVFIMRDEHREHRGCGFVQFSQRDMAQAAIRGLSGIFTMKGCDQPLIVRSANPKRPRNGEPRGNYAFNSMPSGPHLQELAMRSMPNLGDSMAGHIPPNASYPGQHISTNPQPQGVSHWANPQVAACHVTYQSYPPVQQAHSQPTSLPSQQTQTLQGSSQSSHPADSEQKQQPLIPPASQVPSQQNGNVPKLESPQTGSSQPIAATSVVPIVPQSLETVALQESDWSEHTCPEGNKYYYNCVTCESRWNKPEEFALFEKLLQKQQKVQNPSQHIQPDSTGPSVKQVSQSQEVQLQTYPMHLKLEVEQPFSTLGMDHMEIKSETSPVVDLTCV